From the genome of Biomphalaria glabrata chromosome 1, xgBioGlab47.1, whole genome shotgun sequence, one region includes:
- the LOC106071392 gene encoding uncharacterized protein LOC106071392: MPSAARQKLPADLWRQGQRKYTSVNSSSLFQNQDMQANPGQFDVIEEKLRPSNHRIPHKSQKRSFNGRGSPRALPRGGSTDTLSSLSDSESNVSHCNIDFLSRSAESDSSLSSNSSRICNAYAMESSIAPHPSQLPLPPLEWLQSTLIPSSPIVGSVVSLQGLLSCQVAA; the protein is encoded by the coding sequence ATGCCTTCAGCTGCACGCCAGAAACTTCCTGCAGATTTATGGCGCCAGGGACAGCGCAAATATACAAGTGTGAATTCCAGCTCACTTTTTCAGAATCAAGACATGCAGGCCAATCCTGGCCAGTTTGATGTTATTGAAGAAAAGCTGCGCCCTAGTAACCACAGGATACCTCATAAATCACAAAAAAGATCATTTAATGGTAGAGGTAGTCCTAGGGCTCTTCCTCGAGGAGGTAGCACAGATACATTGAGCAGTTTATCAGATTCTGAAAGTAATGTCAGTCATTGCAATATTGATTTTCTGTCTCGTTCAGCAGAATCTGACAGTAGCCTCAGTTCCAATTCATCTAGAATCTGTAATGCTTATGCAATGGAATCGTCCATTGCTCCACACCCAAGCCAGCTACCGTTACCTCCTTTAGAATGGTTGCAGTCAACATTGATTCCTTCATCTCCCATTGTTGGTAGTGTTGTCTCTCTCCAAGGACTTCTGAGCTGTCAAGTGGCTGCATAG